In Astatotilapia calliptera chromosome 20, fAstCal1.2, whole genome shotgun sequence, one genomic interval encodes:
- the nppal gene encoding natriuretic peptide A-like: MSLTVSVCGVSLLLLLHFVGAKPVSDLQSFKQLLEEEINASPLLPADETEVEGKDLHTGKSVFGAPEEQPWDSSDPSNSALVAKQNLLSRIFKDLVRTSKRSWSRYKKGGMRSCFGVRLERIGSFSGLGC, from the exons atgagttTGACTGTCTCTGTTTGCGGCGTGTCTCTGCTGTTACTGCTTCATTTCGTAGGAGCCAAACCCGTTTCTGACCTTCAG AGTTTCAAGCAGCTTTTAGAAGAGGAGATCAACGCCTCACCGTTACTCCCCGCAGACGAGACTGAGGTGGAGGGGAAAGACCTGCACACGGGCAAGTCGGTGTTCGGGGCGCCAGAGGAACAGCCATGGGACTCCTCTGACCCCAGTAACTCCGCACTGGTGGCTAAACAGAACCTCCTTTCCCGCATCTTCAAAGATCTCGTGAGGACCTCCAAGCGCTCGTGGAGCCGGTATAAGAAGGGTGGGATGAGGAGCTGTTTCGGGGTCCGATTAGAGAGGATcggttccttcagtgggctgggaTGCTAA
- the nppb gene encoding natriuretic peptides B, translating into MRLSSISLCSLLLILKLQLTSTYPISTGLTDTDMDILKVLLSRLEESVSDQTAVDQNAPGQRDLLDSLSREDAGDRHQPDTGLDEAEIREFLSAKNLKSVRNDSSRKSSGCFGRRMDRIGSMSSLGCNTVGRYNPKCQNALGAVYKMMALPVWRMKKHNMRTEVLWGVLALLCQQTLVSSHILGRPSSANDLAQLKSLLERFEETLDEVVQKEDLEAYYEDMNQEPKSSQASQGWDQEGNQEPLISEKAQPLTEGKTVNQRSRLQDLLMATRKRTSGCFGARIDRIGNASGLGCNSGRG; encoded by the exons ATGCGTCTGTCTTCTATATCGCTCTGTAGCCTCCTTCTCATTTTAAAGCTGCAGCTGACTAGTACATATCCCATCAGCACTGGCTTGACTGACACTGACATGGACATCTTGAAG GTGCTCCTAAGCAGACTGGAAGAGTCTGTTTCAGACCAAACGGCAGTGGACCAAAATGCCCCTGGACAGAGAGATCTTCTAGACAGCCTTAGCAGAGAGGACGCAGGAGATAGACATCAGCCAGACACCGGACTAGATGAAGCTGAAATCCGGGAGTTTCTTTCGGCCAAGAACCTCAAGAGTGTCCGCAATGATTCATCTAGGAAATCCTCTGGTTGTTTTGGGCGACGGATGGACAGAATAGGCTCCATGAGCTCTCTGGGGTGCAACACTGTGGGAAGATACA Atccaaa GTGTCAGAATGCACTTGGGGCCGTCTACAAAATGATGGCACTGCCTGTCTGGCGCATG AAGAAACATAACATGAGAACTGAGGTTCTGTGGGGTGTATTGGCCCTGCTGTGTCAGCAAACACTGGTTAGCAGCCACATACTGGGGAGGCCCTCATCTGCTAATGACCTGGCTCAGCTCAAG TCTTTGCTGGAACGCTTTGAGGAGACATTGGATGAAGTGGTCCAGAAAGAAGACTTGGAAGCTTATTATGAAGACATGAACCAAGAGCCCAAAAGCAGCCAGGCCAGCCAAGGATGGGACCAAGAGGGGAACCAAGAACCTCTGATATCTGAAAAAGCCCAACCACTAACTGAGGGCAAGACTGTGAATCAGAGGAGCCGCCTCCAGGACCTGCTGATGGCCACCAGGAAACGCACCTCTGGCTGTTTTGGAGCCAGGATCGATCGAATAGGAAATGCCAGTGGCTTGGGATGCAATAGTGGAAGAG GATAG
- the LOC113013413 gene encoding uncharacterized protein LOC113013413 — protein sequence MDPADVCEDFFEFSTQVTILRGQWICYSACRQENEKESTRVQLKQILSAYPAYAAGLPEDVQDFVRTVLPPQQHQNHEQESLLLPCEPETVRVGSLRLAAAVPPLSSSVSTPSSQSCHTLATVQREEALDTIDLDHDERQTILSALLEEELRWKPWLIPEHEHSFRGTRLALGGPRSCQGLPPIAPPSPTVKRKRRARHRRAALQTERSGFM from the exons ATGGACCCAGCGGATGTCTGCGAGGATTTTTTTGAGTTCAGCACTCAGGTGACCATTCTCCGCGGACAGTGGATTTGCTACTCCGCGTGCAGACAGGAGAATGAGAAGGAGTCAACCAGAGTCCAGCTAAAACAGATTTTGTCTGCATATCCTGCTTACGCGGCGGGATTGCCGGAGGATGTGCAGGATTTTGTTCGCACGGTTTTGCCACCGCAGCAGCATCAAAACCACGAACAGGAATCACTGCTGCTGCCTTGCGAGCCTGAGACGGTTCGGGTCGGTTCGCTGAGACTCGCCGCAGCGGTACCACCTCTCAGCTCATCAGTTTCCACACCCTCGTCACAGTCTTGTCACACTCTTGCCACGGTCCAACGCGAGGAAGCGCTGGACACCATAGATTTGGACCACGACGAACGTCAGACTATACTCAGCGCTCTattggaggaggagctccggtGGAAGCCATGGCTCATTCCGGAGCACGAGCACTCCTTCCGGGGAACTCGACTGGCTCTCGGGGGTCCCCGGAGCTGCCAGGGACTTCCACCCATCGCTCCGCCGTCTCCCACTGTCAAGAGAAAGCGGCGTGCGCGCCACCGACGCGCCGCACTACAAACGGAG CGTTCGGGGTTCATGTGA